Genomic DNA from Lagenorhynchus albirostris chromosome 9, mLagAlb1.1, whole genome shotgun sequence:
CCAGCACAGCCTCGGAAGTGCTCTTGTTCTGGCCCTGTCCTGGGCTTAGCTGCCCCCGCTCCTGCATCTCTCACCCCGACCCCCCGCGCCCACCTGCGTGAAGCTGCGAGCACCACCCTCACCCCTGACCTTGGGGTCCTCATTTATAAATGGGGCCCCACTGCCTCCTTCAGCGGGCAGAGTGCCATGACTGCACGTGCAACTGTCACCCAACACACGAGGAGCCCCAGGGCCTGCTCAGGGGAGGCAGGGACTGCCAGGACAGCCCTGGGTTCCTTCCTCGCTTCTGTCAGGCCACCAGGTCCTGGGCGTGTCACAATCAGGTGAAGCAGAGCCCTTTTTGCTGAAAATACTGAGTCAGGCACTCCCAGTTGAGGATACAGCCCATCTGGGCTTCACAGCCTCCGTGATGTGGCGCAGACACGCTGTCCGCCAACAGCCTGCTGAAGGTAGGAGAGGAAGTGGGACTCCACTTCCCCCTTCTGCTCTCTCCTAGCAGCACTGGGGAAGCAGCTCCCCCTGGGCCTGATGCTGTCTTCATTCTCAGCATATTCACTGGCGGTGAGGGTATGGTTTAGAATAAAGatctcattttccctttttctttctttttaatgaaaaataacttatttcATAGAGGCCAAACCTGGAGATGACTTTGTGGATGGAGCTCCCTTCCGCGGTTAAAATTACTCGGGGGGCAGGCCAGGAAAAAGCCCTTGGTTCGTAGGTCTATGAGGACACCACCCTTGGGGGTGACGTGGGCTATAATGGCCTAGAGCCAGGCTTGTTTTAGTGGCATAAAAAGctaacaacaaaataaaccagGGAAACATGAAATGTATACCCTGTTGTGAGAAGCACCCCAAAAGTAACAGCTCAGAGACGAAGCAGGAGGCCCAGAGGGCGGGGATGATGATGGAGACCAGCTGGGCGGCCTGCGGGAGCTGGGCCCGCAGAGCAGCCAAACTGGCCGGAGCACGGGGTGGCCGGAAGAGCCCTGCTTGACCATGGGCTCTGGGACGCAGAACAGAGGCAGCCggtttgtgtatatttatttgcatCTCATCTATGGAACAGGTATTTACAGATACAAATGGAACCACAGCAAAGCTGCTGTAAAACCATTCAGACCCTCTCGATGGCTACTTCTCAAGACGCCCACGGTCAAGTAGCAGGGCTGGAGCCTGGCTGTGGAGTGGGCCAGCTGAGTACCTGGGCGTCAGCCAAGGGAAATAGCTGGGGATTATGGCTTCAGCATCCCCAGAGCACATTCCTGAGTGCTGACAGTGTGCAGCCCTCGCcacccccgccgagccccgcccACAGTGGGACAGGACAAGGGCCCgcgccgggggcgggggcgggggcggggtggtggcagccactgctccctcctcctgccctccgAGTGTCTGCCGGGACCCTGTGCTGGCAGGAGCACCCCTGAGCCGACTGGGAAGCCTCTGGCCCGGGGCTACTCGCTGCCCTGCTGGCTGCTGTTTGGCAGCTGGAGGTGGCAGAGCCGCGGGCGTTGCCAGGGAGCATTCCCTGGGGGAACAGAAGCTGGGCCAGGGCAAGCAGCCGCGGGGGAAAAGGTCTTAGAAAGCATCTCCCGGCTCCATGCTGGGAGGGGTAGGACTGTCAGTGCTGAGTGGCGCTGGGGGCTACACGAGCACCTGCCTCTCCTTTCTTTGGCCTTGGAGCTGGTGAAGGAAGGGCCAGAACACTGGACACAGCAGAGAGGAGGCACCCCAGCCTCGGTTCCTGGCTGCCCAGGGCTGCGTGCATGTGCAGAGGTTCACTCCCTCAGGCCAGGGACCCATGAGGCCCCAGCAGGAGACAGCTCTGGGGctccctgcagccctgggctCCTTGGGCTGCTCCCACTCCTCCTGGCGTCCTGGTGGGCAGAGGCCTCTGCTTGGGACCAGTGTTCCTGTTCCTCACTGCCGACTCCAGGGGGTGCAAGGTGACGGGGGGCCAAGGAGAGAAGACCGCAGTGTGGCTGGGGGCAGGCATGGGCATCGGGCCCTGGGCCCAGCACACAAGGGATCACAGTGTCGGTCTTGCACACGGTCacatgcacaccacacacacaccccgtccTCTTGTCAGTTAGGAGGACTCGCTCGCtctctgccacacacacacacacacacacacacacacacacacacacacacacacacacacacacacacacacacacacacacacacacacacacacacacacacacacacacacacacacacagtcacagagTTGATCTGAGTCTATTATTGCTGTGCAGGGGGTGGGGCGTCAGGGACAGTTACTCGACGAAGACCGAGAACAGCACCATCACCACAATGCCCGTGCAGAGCAGAAGCACTTGCTGCAGAGAGCgcctgtggggagaggggcaggggctcAGGGGGTGGCGCTGGCCGAGATGCCGGGGACAGAGGCCCTGCGAATGGCAGTGCCAGTGGGTAGCTCACCATGGGTCATCTTCCTCCAAGAGGTCGGGCAGCACGTTCACCAGGGCGATGTAGAGAAAGCCGCCAGAGGTGAAGGGCAGGATCCAGGCCACGGTCtcctctgcagcaggagaagccctGACTGGCTGGGAGTCCAGGGGAGCCATGTGTACTACACTCCCTCCCGCGGGGTGGATGGGGGGCAGAATCTGGCCTGGACACCAGGGTCAGGGCAGCTGTGCCCTTTGGCTGGGGCCCCTCTGCTGACCGCCACCACCCACCACGCCCGTACCTACTCCCTTGGGGGACTGAGTACAGATGGCGAAGCAGGCGCCCAGCAGGCCCCCCAAGGCCGTCGAGAGCTGCAGCTTGGCTGCGCTCCATCGGTCAAAGCCGGCCCGGAGCAGGATGGCAAAGTCGCTCACCTGAGGGGAGGTCCAGACGATCACTCTGGGCCCCAGTGGGGCCAGATCCCCTGAGCATCTCAGGCACGGACACACACAACGAGCCCCCTGCACCCGCCCTGTAGCTGGGACCACCCCGTGCCCCAGCCCGCATCCCCTCGGCTGGGCCCCCCGTCCCGAGGATGCTGGAGCACAGCTGAAACGGTGGCTGCAGCCTAGTCGCTGAACAGCTCCAGGCCTCTGTGGTCCAGCCGCCCAAGCCCACCACTGCTGGGTAGTCCCACCCCGaatccctgcccccagctccacGCCCACATGGCCGATCacgggaaccctctggcactcaCCTCATGGGGGATCTCATGCAGGAGGATGGCCATGGTGGTCAGGAGTCCGAtctgcagggaggggaggagtctGTGGGGTCTGTGCCGAGGGCTAGGGCACCCACTTGTCCGCTCATTCTACAAACATTTACTCTGCTCTGGGTGCCCTGGCTGGGTACCATCTGGCTGCTAGAAATATCGCAGCGAATAAAACAGACAAGGAACCTGCCCCCAAGAAGCTAACAGCCTGGAGTGGAGAGGCAAGGATTGAGTAAACAGACAAAGAACCATGTGATTACACACCATGACAGGTGCTATGGGGAAAGGATGGACTGGGTGCCGTGGGACATGATGGGCCTGAGATGAGGGGTCAGCAAAGGCCTCCTTGAGAACGTGCACTTTAAGCTGAAGCCTGAAGGATGAGGAGCTAGCAGTTCAAAGAGTGGAAGAAAGAACATTCTAAGCAGAGGCAACAGTGAGTTGGAGGCTACCAGAGGGGACAGAGGTTGGCCAGTTCAAGAGTAGGCAGACCCTGGGGCCAAAGcgcagagggcagagggaggaggaggtggtggggggAGAAGCATCTAGAAGCAGGCAGGGGCCAAGCATAGCAGCCTGGCAGAAGCCTGTGATCCCAACAAGGAGTGTTCGCAGCAAGAACAGACCAGTCGGTGGTGGAGACAGAAGGAGGCCGTGTCCAGGAGAGCAGCAGGGAGGCGTAGATGAGGGTGCTGTGATGGAGGGAGCAAGGAGATGCCTGGGGACCTATTCTGGAGGCAGAGCCCACTGGTTAACGCAGGCACCACCCTTCCCAGCAAAGAGCCTGGGTCCCACTGCCCCAGCCCCACTCACCTTCTTGCTCACAAGGAAGCTGGCAGCCACAGCCAGCCCGTGGGTGAAGTTGTCTATGGTGTTGGCCAGCAGGTTGAGATAGCCACTGACCTGGGTGAGGGGAGAGAAAGCTGGGTTGTGCCGGGCAGGCAGGGCTGAGTTGGGCCGGCCACTTGGGGTGGGGCGGCTGCAGGAGGAGGGGGCCCTGGGCGGGCCACTCACTTTGATGTTCCGGACCACGGCGCTCAGGCCGGGCCCTGCAGCTGGCTGGGCCAGATGGTGGCCTCCACTGAGCGCGGCCGCAGCTGCAGGGTCTTTGCTGGGGGCCTAGGgccaggagaaggagggagacgTGACATTAGATGCCCCCCACTCGGCCAGGGTGGACAGAAAGGGAATGAAAGATGGAGAACAGATAAAAAGGGAACACCCCTTTTACCTGGCTGGACTCTGCTGCTCAGTCAGCCGGGTGCCCCCAAACCCAGCAGACCCTCTGCCTCCCGCACTGCTCTCACTCTTAGTCTATGAGAACAAGCCACGGCAGGGGCTGATGCCCAGATCCTTCCAAACAAGCTGGCCCAGCCTCCCAGAGCTCCCAGGAAAGGGCCAAGAGACCCTCTTTTCAGGGCTTGACTCAGAACTTGGGCCTCCAGGCCCTGGCACCACCACAGAGCAGAGGCTGACCTGTGTAGCCTCTGGGGTTTTGGGCTCACCTGGCTAGTCTCCTCCTCCTTGCTGTCCAAGAACATCTTCTCCAGCGCCAGGAAGGTCAGGAAGCCAGCAATGACCCACAGTCCCAgttgctgttgctgctgcagGCTCTGCCCCTCACCACCTGCAGGGGGCAGCACTGACACACCAGGCCAAGCCAGGGCATAGAAAGGGGCTCCTTGGGATGGGACCTAGTCCAGGGCAGTGACAGGGGCAGGGTGCCAGGACTGGCTGGTGGGGCAGTTGGGCCCCAGGAACTCCCATAGGGACCAGGGCACTGGGACCAGGACAAGTTCCCTGCCAGACGTCCAGAACCCCCTCACAGTCATTCTGCAGAGCAGGCAGGGCCTAGGCCATCCCTGGGCATGGGCACCAGTTCCCACCTATCGCCTGCCACCCTCCTGCCCCCGGCCTGTGGTCTCACTCACCAGGGCTGGCACTGTACGTGTAGGCCCACGCCTCGGGCAGCAGGTGGAGAAACACATTGCCCAGGAGTCCCCCCAAGGCGAAGCTGAGCAGCTGCTTCAGGCGCCGGGCCCCAGCTACAAGGCAGAGATGTGGGACCTGGGGGCTGGGGCACCAGAGCCCCTGGCCTGACCTCTGCCCCACCCAGCTCACTGGGCTCCTAGTGTGATCCCAACCGGACTGCAAGTCTCCAGAAGGCTGCACATGGGCTGCTGGCCTTCCTGGGTCCCCAACCCTTCAGTCCCAGTAAGGGCTGGTGCCCAGCAGGAATACACCACGACCTGTGGGCCGACTGTGGAGCCACTACTGCTTCAGGGTTAAGAGACTGGGCTTCAGAGCCTGACAGGTCCCAGCTCCCCAACCCACCAGCTGGTAACCTTGGGCAGATTACTTCTGGGactcaatttcatcatctgtaaactggggacaaTTGTATCTATCTGACAGGGATCTTGTGTGAATtaaaccagcggtccccaacctttttggcaacagggaccggtttcgtggaaaaCGATTTTCCCACGGACGggggtggtaatgcgagcgagggggagcggcagatgaagcttcgctcgctcgcccaccgctcacctgctgtgcggcccggggGTCGGGGACCCCTGAATTAAACAACAATACATATAGAAAGTGCTTATGAAGTGGGAATGTTTCTCTTCTCAGCCACTGTTACTCTCAGAAAAGTGGCAGAGATTTGAGGACTTGTGCAGACGTGCAACATCCAGAGTTAGAAGTGCCCTGAGGGGGCCTTTGGTTTGATAgacaaactgaggcccagaaggaagaggcagcttggtggtggggtggggtccCAGGGGGAAGCTGCTGCTTCcaggctgtgtgcccttgggctcCTCCAAgaacttctctgtgcctgtgcttccccatttgtaaaatagagcTAATAATCCAAGTCCTCCCTAGGTGGACCTCTCAGGGATGCTATGAGAGGGGCTGAACTGATACACAGGCCAAGACAGCAGAAGAGGGCCCTGTTCACAGCTGGGGCACCAGCcctcagcccagtgcctggcacagttgCGTTCATAACCATCTGTTGAATGAACAGTTCCTGGAGCCTGGCAGGCAGTACGAGCCCCTGGGGGACCCTCATTTCAAAGATTCCCGGGGCCTGCTCCAGACCTACTATGTCATACTCTTGGGTGGGGGTGACAGGCACCTGCGTTTTTAGCAGCTCCCCATCTGATCTTCTTTAGCTTTCATTATAGCATGTCACCTATGGACACGTGCACAGCCAAGGAAGAGCCTTTGCCAGGCCTgcacccacctcccagcccccctcTCCAGAGGCAGGCCAGCTACCAGCCTCTCGCGTGTTCTTGGGTGAGGCCGCCCCAGGGGCTCTGGGTCTGAGCGCCCTCTTGCACTGTGAGCAGGGACTGAAGCGAGAGGCAGCGCGACGCCCAGCACTGGCTCGCGAACATGGAGCCCCGTCCCTGCACCGGGGCCGTCTCCTAAGTGCTATGCCGACGTTAGTTCATTTAATCGTCACAATAAcacctatgaggtagatactattattatcctcatgttTAAGGTTGGGAGCTTAAGGcagagagaagttaaggaacttgcccaataCCACCcaactggtaagtggcagagccaagatttgaacccaggcagcccagCATCCGATTTCCAGCCTTGTTTCTTGCTTCCCAGTGAATGTTTGCTGACTTTCATCTTTCAGAATAAACAGATgcacaaacaaatgaacaaatgagcaCGGCGCACCCTGGCTCACTGGACCAAGGTGAGGAATTGTGCTGGGTCCCCACCCTCCACCACAGACACACTGCCACTCGGGACCAGAGACCCGGCTCTCCCAGGAAGAGCAGCAGCATGTTTCCCACGCCATCGGCTGCCCCTCGGTGCCAGAGGAGGGTCACTCACCTTCTGAGCGCAGCGTGGTCCCCATCTCCAAGGGAATGACGAGCAACGGGAAGACCCCGCTGAGCCCCACCATGAGTGAGCCCAGGAGGGAGCAGATCCACGTGTCCAGCCGCTCGCCACTCAGCAGGGCCCCCCAGGACTCGCTTTCCTTATTGTCCAGGCGACAGGCCGCTGCCACCCCCCGGCTCCGGAAGGCCTGCTGggaacccccagcccctcccaggagcTCCAGCGCAAGAGCAGCGAGGAAGAGGAGCCTCTGTCCCGCCATGCCACAACCAGGGCAGGGACATCCAGGCATGCCACGTGCTGAAAAACACAAAGGCCACTTACGTGTGCTGCCACCCTTGGCCGCACACCTGCTTAGGAAACGTGGCATCTtaaccctccccccactcccagtGGCCACGGCACCTGCCCTCCTGCTTGCCTCCCCCAGGGCCTCTGAGGATCCCAATGATGGGTGCACAGAGCAAAAGGGCTCTGCTCcgccacaccccacccccaaggagCACACATTTTTTCCTTGGGAGCCAGTTCCAGGCTGTGTGTCAGCCTGTCCGCCTGAGGCTAAACTTTCCTTAATGACAGGGTGAGGCGCTGGCTGGGTTCCCCTCAGACACCGGTAGGCCCGGCCCAGCTGGGTGTCTGGCTGCCAGGGGAGGCTTCGCTGCCAGGATGCGCCCCAGTGAGGACACCCCCAGGGATGGCGGCCAGCACAGTCTAGCTTGATGGGGCAATGTTAGGAGGTGCAGGTGGGGAAACCAAGCAGCTGAGCTAGTTCAAGACCATCAGGGCTTTTTCCTAGGAAATGAGTCCAATATCGCTGGGGCACGGAGACAGCCAGGAGGTGGGAACGAAGAGAGGATTCTTCAGCTAGGAGCTGCCTCACAGatgtgcagagcacaggctttgaagACCCGCCCTTGACTTTGTGCTCTGCATTTACAGCTGCTTGACTGCGGACAAGTCCCTAgagcccttctctgagcctcagtctcctcgtcTGTAGCAGGGAGATGAGTATTGCCTCCCTCACACAGTGGTGAAAATGAGATGAGCTTGCTAATTAGGTGAGCGTGCCTGGCACGGAGGAGGCACAGAGAACCCTCCTTATGTTGCGGGAGCCCAGGAGCACCAGGCAGCAAGAGTGTACCCAGCAGGCGGATCACAGGATCTGGATGTGAGTCAACCAAGACGGAAGTTCAACCTGGAAACTCAGGCATGAGGTTTAAATGTGGTCTGCCCTCCCTCATGCTGgctgtgaccttgagccagtgatgtccttgcctcagtttcctcatctgctgatggaagtgggagggagggaaagcagcTGGAAAAGATGCTCGGGTCTAGGACCTCCAGGCCTTAACGGGACCCTGATGAAACCCTCTGGGCTCCACTGGGGACCAAAGGCAGGACTGCGCCAGGCCGGACTTGGAGGCAGAGGCGGGTCAGGGGACAAGTTTGAggacaggagaggggaggggacaagTTTGGGACAGGAGAGGGGGTACCGAGAGAGTCGGAGAGCAGAGGGAAAGCAGAAGCAAGAGCGAGAGAGCCAAGAGTGAGAGAGCCAGAGACGGATGCGGAGgcggagagagagggagagatggggagcgacGCGTGGGGAGACAGGGGAGAAGAGCCCAAGGAAGTTTAACTCCCGGGCTCTGGGCGAGAGGCCCAGGTCTGATCTGGACAGGCCGGGTCGGGGGCAAGGGGATCGGCAGAGTCCGTCTCGTCAGGGGCTCTGGCCCTGGGGGTGCGGCGGTCACTCACCGtgcggcggcgacggcggcggaGGCGCTCCGGACGGCCCCGGCCATCCAGCTGCGGCACAGCGCCCCGCCCCGGCTCTGCCCCGCCCGGCCTGGCCGCCCGGCCCCCGGCCCGGAGCCGCCCCCAGCGTGCGGCCACGTCACACGGGACCCGTCCGGAACCCGACGCACCGAACGCCGCGGGGTCGTGGGGAGCGGCGGTGGGAGAGCGCTTCCGCCTCGAGGCCATGGGGGACCCGGGAGGCTGGCGCACTTCCGCTCGGGCGGGCCCGGGACGGCGGGGAGGGTCGGGCGGAAGTGGGGGCCCCGCGGGCACCCAGCACAGTCCGGCTGCGCAGGGCGGAGACGGCGGCCCCGCGGTGACCGCGAGCAGTTGGGTGGCCGCGCTTGCGGGTCTGCCCGCCGCTTCCTCTCTCGGGAGGCAGTCCCAGCCGCGGCCGCACGGGGGCGCGCTTTGCTGCCAGACTGCGCCGTCCCGGGACGGGGTCTGGGTAGGAGGATGGCTGCGGCGCTCCTGCTCTGAGTCAGCCCGGCCTGGCTCCTCCATGAGCAAGGGAAAGGGGAAGTGCCTGCCGCAGGGAGGGGCCTAGCCCCGGGAACCTCAGAAGAGGGAATTTTATTCTTACTCATCGAATTatttttatgctttggtttttcaCTGGGAACCTCAGGCCTTTGTCTCCAGGGCTTGTAACCCTTTGGAATCCAGTGCACGGTGGCCTGACACTGCTGCTGGTAACCCCAAACCTGGGGGAGCAAAGGCTCTGTGCTTCCCTCA
This window encodes:
- the SLC39A13 gene encoding zinc transporter ZIP13 isoform X2, whose protein sequence is MPGCPCPGCGMAGQRLLFLAALALELLGGAGGSQQAFRSRGVAAACRLDNKESESWGALLSGERLDTWICSLLGSLMVGLSGVFPLLVIPLEMGTTLRSEAGARRLKQLLSFALGGLLGNVFLHLLPEAWAYTYSASPGGEGQSLQQQQQLGLWVIAGFLTFLALEKMFLDSKEEETSQAPSKDPAAAAALSGGHHLAQPAAGPGLSAVVRNIKVSGYLNLLANTIDNFTHGLAVAASFLVSKKIGLLTTMAILLHEIPHEVSDFAILLRAGFDRWSAAKLQLSTALGGLLGACFAICTQSPKGVEETVAWILPFTSGGFLYIALVNVLPDLLEEDDPWRSLQQVLLLCTGIVVMVLFSVFVE
- the SLC39A13 gene encoding zinc transporter ZIP13 isoform X7; this encodes MPGCPCPGCGMAGQRLLFLAALALELLGGAGGSQQAFRSRGVAAACRLDNKESESWGALLSGERLDTWICSLLGSLMVGLSGVFPLLVIPLEMGTTLRSEAGARRLKQLLSFALGGLLGNVFLHLLPEAWAYTYSASPGGEGQSLQQQQQLGLWVIAGFLTFLALEKMFLDSKEEETSQAPSKDPAAAAALSGGHHLAQPAAGPGLSAVVRNIKVSGYLNLLANTIDNFTHGLAVAASFLVSKKIGLLTTMAILLHEIPHEPVRASPAAEETVAWILPFTSGGFLYIALVNVLPDLLEEDDPWRSLQQVLLLCTGIVVMVLFSVFVE
- the SLC39A13 gene encoding zinc transporter ZIP13 isoform X6, translating into MPGCPCPGCGMAGQRLLFLAALALELLGGAGGSQQAFRSRGVAAACRLDNKESESWGALLSGERLDTWICSLLGSLMVGLSGVFPLLVIPLEMGTTLRSEAGARRLKQLLSFALGGLLGNVFLHLLPEAWAYTYSASPGGEGQSLQQQQQLGLWVIAGFLTFLALEKMFLDSKEEETSQVSGYLNLLANTIDNFTHGLAVAASFLVSKKIGLLTTMAILLHEIPHEVSDFAILLRAGFDRWSAAKLQLSTALGGLLGACFAICTQSPKGVEETVAWILPFTSGGFLYIALVNVLPDLLEEDDPWRSLQQVLLLCTGIVVMVLFSVFVE
- the SLC39A13 gene encoding zinc transporter ZIP13 isoform X4 — protein: MPGCPCPGCGMAGQRLLFLAALALELLGGAGGSQQAFRSRGVAAACRLDNKESESWGALLSGERLDTWICSLLGSLMVGLSGVFPLLVIPLEMGTTLRSEAGARRLKQLLSFALGGLLGNVFLHLLPEAWAYTYSASPGGEGQSLQQQQQLGLWVIAGFLTFLALEKMFLDSKEEETSQAPSKDPAAAAALSGGHHLAQPAAGPGLSAVVRNIKVSGYLNLLANTIDNFTHGLAVAASFLVSKKHPHLRLPAALLDTASFCLHHRLIGLLTTMAILLHEIPHEPVRASPAAEETVAWILPFTSGGFLYIALVNVLPDLLEEDDPWRSLQQVLLLCTGIVVMVLFSVFVE
- the SLC39A13 gene encoding zinc transporter ZIP13 isoform X1, with protein sequence MPGCPCPGCGMAGQRLLFLAALALELLGGAGGSQQAFRSRGVAAACRLDNKESESWGALLSGERLDTWICSLLGSLMVGLSGVFPLLVIPLEMGTTLRSEAGARRLKQLLSFALGGLLGNVFLHLLPEAWAYTYSASPGGEGQSLQQQQQLGLWVIAGFLTFLALEKMFLDSKEEETSQAPSKDPAAAAALSGGHHLAQPAAGPGLSAVVRNIKVSGYLNLLANTIDNFTHGLAVAASFLVSKKHPHLRLPAALLDTASFCLHHRLIGLLTTMAILLHEIPHEVSDFAILLRAGFDRWSAAKLQLSTALGGLLGACFAICTQSPKGVEETVAWILPFTSGGFLYIALVNVLPDLLEEDDPWRSLQQVLLLCTGIVVMVLFSVFVE
- the SLC39A13 gene encoding zinc transporter ZIP13 isoform X3, with protein sequence MPGCPCPGCGMAGQRLLFLAALALELLGGAGGSQQAFRSRGVAAACRLDNKESESWGALLSGERLDTWICSLLGSLMVGLSGVFPLLVIPLEMGTTLRSEAGARRLKQLLSFALGGLLGNVFLHLLPEAWAYTYSASPGGEGQSLQQQQQLGLWVIAGFLTFLALEKMFLDSKEEETSQVSGYLNLLANTIDNFTHGLAVAASFLVSKKHPHLRLPAALLDTASFCLHHRLIGLLTTMAILLHEIPHEVSDFAILLRAGFDRWSAAKLQLSTALGGLLGACFAICTQSPKGVEETVAWILPFTSGGFLYIALVNVLPDLLEEDDPWRSLQQVLLLCTGIVVMVLFSVFVE
- the SLC39A13 gene encoding zinc transporter ZIP13 isoform X9; this encodes MPGCPCPGCGMAGQRLLFLAALALELLGGAGGSQQAFRSRGVAAACRLDNKESESWGALLSGERLDTWICSLLGSLMVGLSGVFPLLVIPLEMGTTLRSEAGARRLKQLLSFALGGLLGNVFLHLLPEAWAYTYSASPGGEGQSLQQQQQLGLWVIAGFLTFLALEKMFLDSKEEETSQAPSKDPAAAAALSGGHHLAQPAAGPGLSAVVRNIKVSGYLNLLANTIDNFTHGLAVAASFLVSKKHPHLRLPAALLDTASFCLHHRLIGLLTTMAILLHEIPHERRPWPGSCPSPLAAFSTSPW
- the SLC39A13 gene encoding zinc transporter ZIP13 isoform X5; the encoded protein is MPGCPCPGCGMAGQRLLFLAALALELLGGAGGSQQAFRSRGVAAACRLDNKESESWGALLSGERLDTWICSLLGSLMVGLSGVFPLLVIPLEMGTTLRSEAGARRLKQLLSFALGGLLGNVFLHLLPEAWAYTYSASPGGEGQSLQQQQQLGLWVIAGFLTFLALEKMFLDSKEEETSQAPSKDPAAAAALSGGHHLAQPAAGPGLSAVVRNIKVSGYLNLLANTIDNFTHGLAVAASFLVSKKHPHLRLPAALLDTASFCLHHRLIGLLTTMAILLHEIPHEVSDFAILLRAGFDRWSAAKLQLSTALGGLLGACFAICTQSPKGRRPWPGSCPSPLAAFSTSPW
- the SLC39A13 gene encoding zinc transporter ZIP13 isoform X8; this translates as MPGCPCPGCGMAGQRLLFLAALALELLGGAGGSQQAFRSRGVAAACRLDNKESESWGALLSGERLDTWICSLLGSLMVGLSGVFPLLVIPLEMGTTLRSEAGARRLKQLLSFALGGLLGNVFLHLLPEAWAYTYSASPGGEGQSLQQQQQLGLWVIAGFLTFLALEKMFLDSKEEETSQAPSKDPAAAAALSGGHHLAQPAAGPGLSAVVRNIKVSGYLNLLANTIDNFTHGLAVAASFLVSKKIGLLTTMAILLHEIPHEVSDFAILLRAGFDRWSAAKLQLSTALGGLLGACFAICTQSPKGRRPWPGSCPSPLAAFSTSPW